A genomic region of Thermococcus sp. contains the following coding sequences:
- a CDS encoding DUF835 domain-containing protein, whose product MNGVLLLTGMSLSLGAKLAALAYLTLVYSRSKRRSALLFGLTFLFASIQVLGDMIEVDWLSAITEALMASTFFYASIHLVEEEFSTPAPVRNYLATTPFILIAYFLIAGYLDPSPSWLATIGVAYAVSGLFLVFSGGLTWSLLRIYPGTVRLLSISTVLYGLHEMDYPLLRPVQWFAPIGFLISALLTVLIAHAMVAFVRSERFLSLSINVNTKDEQYAIQPGITFMPPEHYGVFVSNMAEFPALAFVRNPHAVPKEWQSYLLSNTPTAGSISPTNLPKITELINVYLHSLKERGAHGVVVLDGIEYLLIYNSFETIIKFLNNVRDIAMLHGGTVVVSTDRKVWDERQWALLDRLMD is encoded by the coding sequence ATGAACGGGGTTCTTTTGCTCACCGGTATGTCCCTCAGCCTCGGCGCCAAGCTGGCCGCGTTGGCTTACCTTACCCTTGTATACTCCCGAAGCAAAAGACGCTCTGCCCTCCTCTTCGGACTGACCTTCCTGTTCGCTTCCATCCAGGTCCTTGGGGACATGATTGAGGTAGACTGGCTGAGCGCCATCACTGAGGCCCTCATGGCATCGACGTTCTTCTACGCCTCCATCCACCTCGTTGAAGAGGAGTTCTCAACCCCCGCCCCCGTTAGGAACTACCTTGCCACCACTCCTTTTATACTGATCGCATACTTTCTCATCGCTGGTTACCTCGACCCTTCTCCATCATGGCTGGCAACAATTGGGGTGGCCTACGCGGTATCAGGGCTGTTCCTTGTTTTTTCTGGTGGACTAACGTGGAGCCTCCTGCGCATCTACCCCGGAACTGTACGCCTCCTCTCAATCTCCACCGTTCTTTACGGCCTTCATGAGATGGACTATCCCCTTCTGAGGCCCGTCCAGTGGTTTGCACCGATTGGATTCTTAATCAGCGCCCTGCTGACGGTTCTCATAGCCCATGCGATGGTGGCCTTCGTCAGAAGCGAGAGATTCCTAAGCCTCAGCATAAATGTGAATACGAAAGACGAGCAGTATGCAATACAACCGGGGATCACGTTTATGCCCCCCGAGCACTACGGGGTCTTCGTTTCTAACATGGCGGAATTCCCAGCACTAGCCTTCGTGAGGAACCCTCACGCCGTTCCCAAGGAATGGCAGTCTTACCTGCTCAGCAACACACCCACCGCAGGAAGCATATCCCCAACAAACCTCCCGAAGATAACCGAGCTGATAAACGTCTACCTGCACTCGCTCAAGGAGAGGGGCGCGCATGGAGTGGTTGTGCTCGACGGGATTGAGTACCTCCTCATCTACAACAGTTTTGAGACGATAATCAAGTTTCTCAACAACGTCCGTGATATAGCGATGCTTCACGGAGGAACTGTCGTCGTCTCCACCGACAGAAAAGTGTGGGATGAAAGACAGTGGGCACTCCTCGATCGCCTAATGGACTAA
- a CDS encoding phosphoribosyltransferase codes for MDKVYLTWWQVDRAMFALANEMKKHFTPDLIVGIARGGLIPAVRLSHILGDIEVKVIDVKFYKDINERMEKPVITIPLHGSLNDKKVVIVDDVSDTGKTLEVVIDEVKKAGASEVKVVCLSMKPWTKVVPDFYVFRTDKWIVFPWEEFPVAMRE; via the coding sequence ATGGATAAAGTTTATCTCACTTGGTGGCAGGTTGACAGAGCAATGTTCGCGCTGGCAAATGAGATGAAGAAGCATTTCACGCCAGATCTCATAGTCGGAATCGCGAGGGGAGGACTCATTCCAGCGGTCAGGTTAAGCCACATCCTCGGTGACATCGAGGTAAAAGTCATCGACGTCAAGTTCTACAAGGACATAAACGAGAGGATGGAGAAACCGGTCATAACCATACCCCTCCACGGCTCACTGAATGACAAGAAGGTGGTTATAGTCGACGACGTTAGCGACACTGGGAAGACCCTCGAAGTGGTCATAGACGAGGTGAAGAAGGCCGGGGCGAGCGAGGTTAAGGTGGTGTGCCTCAGCATGAAGCCCTGGACGAAGGTCGTTCCGGACTTCTACGTCTTCAGAACCGACAAGTGGATCGTCTTCCCCTGGGAGGAGTTCCCGGTCGCGATGAGGGAGTGA
- a CDS encoding DMT family transporter — translation MNRSEAVLLGITVIWGTTFPVMKVSLEYIPPILFLAYRFGIASALMLLLFRGRVLQRETLLEGFLLGLTLFFGNGLQIIGLKYTTASNSAFITSLYVVFTPFIAYYVLGSRVKGRDFAALSIALLGLYLISGTSMNFGYGDLLTSLCAVSFAFQIVLVEKFRGEDYLSLAFWQIFWNFILALAYASVKEGFYVPKAAIAWGGIIYTGVFATVLTFTLQTKFQRYTKAHRAALIYSAEPIFGYISSFIALGEVLSPAGYLGALLILAAIWYELRGS, via the coding sequence ATGAACCGCTCGGAGGCAGTGCTCCTCGGAATCACCGTTATATGGGGGACCACCTTTCCTGTGATGAAGGTTAGCCTTGAGTATATTCCTCCAATTCTTTTTTTGGCTTACCGCTTTGGGATAGCCTCCGCTTTAATGCTCCTCCTCTTTAGGGGTAGAGTTTTGCAGAGGGAAACACTCCTGGAAGGCTTCCTCCTCGGCCTGACCCTCTTCTTCGGCAATGGTCTTCAGATAATCGGTTTGAAGTACACAACGGCTTCAAATTCTGCCTTCATAACGTCCCTCTACGTTGTCTTCACCCCGTTCATAGCGTACTATGTTTTGGGTAGTCGGGTTAAGGGAAGGGACTTTGCAGCTCTTTCTATTGCCCTGTTAGGCCTTTATTTAATCTCCGGGACCAGTATGAACTTCGGCTATGGGGATTTGCTCACCTCCCTCTGTGCCGTCAGTTTTGCCTTCCAGATAGTCCTTGTTGAGAAGTTCAGGGGGGAGGATTACCTCAGCCTTGCCTTCTGGCAGATATTCTGGAATTTTATCCTGGCCCTTGCCTACGCTTCTGTAAAGGAAGGATTCTATGTTCCAAAGGCTGCCATCGCATGGGGAGGGATAATCTACACGGGTGTCTTCGCCACTGTCCTCACTTTCACCCTTCAGACAAAGTTTCAGAGGTACACCAAGGCTCACAGAGCGGCACTTATTTACTCCGCCGAGCCAATATTTGGTTACATAAGCTCTTTTATTGCGCTGGGAGAGGTTCTCTCGCCAGCGGGCTACCTTGGGGCGCTTCTCATCCTAGCGGCGATCTGGTACGAGCTCCGCGGGAGTTAG
- the cca gene encoding CCA tRNA nucleotidyltransferase — MDINSVIEGILQKIRPTEGERAFLNELMRELEDLSKETIEELGLNANPHFVGSLAKDTYLAGDHDVDLFLAFPLETPLEELRERGLELGKAIAKKLDSHEVAYAEHPYVRATYRGVKVDLVPCYNVKGWKDVKTAVDRSILHTKWVNEHLNGRNDEVRLLKRFLKGINAYGSEIYVRGFSGYLAEILIIKYGSFLEVVKNADLMLKQRVIDPEGWLRKEPESAMKTIKRETEGDKPLIVIDPVDPRRNVSANLSWERYGVFYFGSMNFLEEPSINFFFPRRSNNGDYRLELRRKGSHILTLIFNKPNLVDDLLLPQLERSARGIEKVLERENFRVFGWDVGYARDWAFIMLELDRLEREKVTIKEGPEFFTRNGLDFYRKNERVWIKGKRLYAEKTIEENVMNVLIGLIGRDQISLGKSITDSVRNTDVLVDYVPKELEQRAYLFLSKEEWNLKKQQ, encoded by the coding sequence ATGGACATTAATTCCGTCATTGAGGGAATCCTCCAGAAAATACGACCAACCGAGGGAGAGAGGGCCTTCCTCAACGAGCTGATGAGGGAGCTTGAGGACCTTTCAAAAGAAACCATCGAGGAACTCGGTCTTAACGCCAACCCCCACTTCGTCGGCTCCCTAGCAAAGGACACTTACCTTGCCGGCGACCACGACGTTGACCTCTTCTTGGCGTTTCCCCTCGAGACACCATTGGAAGAGCTTAGGGAGAGGGGACTTGAACTTGGAAAAGCCATAGCGAAAAAGCTCGACTCCCATGAGGTAGCCTATGCCGAACATCCGTATGTGAGGGCAACTTATCGGGGGGTGAAGGTAGACCTAGTGCCCTGCTACAACGTGAAGGGCTGGAAGGACGTGAAAACAGCCGTTGACCGCTCTATACTCCACACCAAGTGGGTGAACGAACACCTCAATGGGAGAAACGACGAGGTCAGGCTCCTCAAGCGCTTTCTGAAGGGGATAAACGCCTACGGCAGTGAGATTTACGTTAGGGGTTTTTCCGGATATCTGGCCGAGATCTTGATCATTAAATACGGTTCATTTCTAGAAGTAGTGAAGAACGCTGACCTCATGCTAAAGCAGAGGGTAATAGATCCAGAGGGGTGGTTGAGAAAGGAGCCAGAGTCTGCCATGAAAACGATAAAAAGAGAGACCGAAGGGGATAAACCCCTCATTGTCATTGACCCCGTTGACCCGAGGAGGAACGTTTCCGCGAACCTAAGCTGGGAGCGCTATGGGGTTTTCTACTTCGGCTCCATGAACTTCCTAGAGGAACCGTCTATAAACTTCTTCTTTCCAAGGAGATCCAATAACGGTGATTACAGACTAGAACTCCGTAGAAAAGGAAGCCACATCCTTACACTGATTTTCAATAAACCAAACCTCGTGGACGACCTTCTACTGCCTCAGCTTGAGAGGAGCGCGAGGGGAATAGAGAAAGTCCTTGAGAGAGAGAACTTTAGAGTCTTCGGTTGGGACGTTGGTTATGCCCGCGATTGGGCCTTCATAATGCTCGAACTCGACAGGCTGGAGAGGGAGAAGGTTACCATTAAGGAAGGCCCCGAGTTCTTCACCCGGAACGGGCTTGACTTCTATCGGAAGAACGAGAGAGTTTGGATTAAAGGGAAGAGACTCTACGCAGAAAAGACCATTGAAGAAAACGTTATGAATGTGCTTATAGGGCTTATCGGACGGGACCAAATCTCACTCGGAAAAAGCATCACGGATTCGGTGAGGAACACCGACGTTTTAGTGGACTATGTACCCAAAGAGCTGGAGCAGAGGGCTTATCTCTTCCTGAGCAAAGAGGAGTGGAATCTCAAGAAGCAGCAATAA
- the thpR gene encoding RNA 2',3'-cyclic phosphodiesterase, with the protein MRAFIAIEVGDEVRSNLLKAQERIGTKSAKIKFVERENLHVTLKFLGEIDDATVEEVKKALAEIAKRHKKHRVRVKGIGVFPNPNYVRVIWAGVENDEGIKAIATDVEREMRRLGFKKEKDFVAHITIGRVKFVRDKLELAMALKDLANEDFGEFNVEAIELKKSTLTPKGPIYETVARFELAE; encoded by the coding sequence ATGAGGGCGTTCATAGCGATAGAGGTTGGCGACGAGGTCAGGAGCAACCTCCTGAAGGCCCAAGAGAGGATAGGGACTAAATCAGCGAAGATAAAGTTCGTGGAGCGGGAGAACCTTCACGTAACACTCAAGTTCCTCGGGGAGATAGACGATGCAACCGTTGAAGAGGTCAAGAAAGCCCTTGCGGAGATAGCGAAAAGGCACAAAAAGCACCGCGTTAGGGTTAAGGGGATAGGCGTCTTCCCAAACCCTAACTACGTCCGCGTCATCTGGGCTGGAGTAGAGAACGATGAGGGCATAAAGGCGATAGCGACCGACGTGGAGAGGGAGATGCGCCGCCTGGGCTTCAAGAAGGAGAAGGACTTCGTGGCACACATAACCATTGGCCGCGTCAAGTTCGTCCGCGACAAGCTTGAGCTGGCGATGGCATTAAAAGACCTCGCCAACGAAGACTTTGGGGAGTTCAACGTTGAGGCAATAGAGCTGAAGAAGAGCACGCTGACGCCAAAGGGACCTATTTACGAGACGGTCGCGAGGTTTGAGCTGGCAGAATGA
- a CDS encoding glycoside hydrolase: MFMKHAHHFHAYQPGDIVYIRDGNGSKPIEYEERKSPVAVKIRGEEVRGENWTRAMLYSYRYISDTLSRMRGVSVDVEPFTFLMLLRYHRKAFEDAVNLFGSIDAVPTTPFHPIVPHLNEFEQRVLARVSFDFYAPLLGERDIIGYWLPEAVITRESASIAESSTDKRLIFLLDGRQLLYDIPQARHSCNRYLNSFVFGREWSLSDSFAFNTLDVSGLVSATLSYRDDYKEDGGIPYLVLTASDLESLLGNPQQLDRFTAWMRDLEGRGIERVSVMDFVQKKLSGEFRSIDGECYFEIGVKDYSSWSDYFDLSTGGKTSDSRWLGYRRSDGRVFAREVNGQKISQIWKVTFTRLFTELNRVVRLGVLRGLGDLGVEPLEAEEFLVRYARIFFKDYYDHFGTETSLDYVLEPANGERDALRLGRAYYLMLLANHSCPRFWENLDTRVAFGNVSVIAKALIELINYFNGSELRSLFIETYLKLLNFKELYHTWNLGSMEGLEGWETTEKAWKEALKPEVPNSGYNVVARAALYVGKRNLRGELSYLLEPYRLEWAVADTGHIPGEVHGLWDNPKWCEHREL; encoded by the coding sequence ATGTTCATGAAGCATGCCCATCACTTTCACGCCTACCAGCCCGGTGATATAGTCTACATCAGGGATGGTAATGGCTCAAAACCCATAGAATATGAGGAAAGGAAAAGTCCGGTAGCGGTCAAAATCCGCGGGGAGGAAGTCAGGGGTGAGAACTGGACGAGGGCAATGCTCTATTCCTACAGGTATATATCCGATACCCTTTCGCGGATGAGAGGAGTGAGCGTCGATGTTGAGCCTTTCACCTTCCTCATGCTCCTCCGCTACCACAGAAAAGCTTTTGAGGACGCTGTGAATCTCTTCGGGAGTATTGATGCGGTTCCTACAACGCCTTTCCATCCAATAGTTCCCCACCTTAATGAGTTCGAGCAGCGGGTTCTAGCAAGGGTTTCCTTCGACTTTTATGCACCCCTGCTCGGTGAAAGAGATATTATCGGATACTGGCTTCCCGAGGCTGTGATAACGAGGGAGAGTGCCTCGATAGCTGAATCTTCGACGGACAAAAGGCTAATTTTTCTCCTCGATGGGAGGCAACTCCTCTACGATATTCCTCAGGCAAGGCACTCATGCAACCGTTATCTTAACTCCTTCGTTTTTGGGAGGGAGTGGTCTCTGAGTGATTCCTTTGCCTTTAACACCCTTGACGTTTCTGGCCTCGTTTCAGCCACTTTGAGCTACCGCGACGATTACAAAGAGGACGGGGGAATTCCGTACCTGGTCCTTACAGCAAGTGATCTGGAAAGCCTCCTCGGCAATCCGCAACAGCTCGACCGCTTCACCGCATGGATGAGGGATCTTGAGGGGAGGGGTATAGAGCGCGTCTCGGTGATGGACTTTGTTCAGAAAAAGCTCTCTGGAGAGTTCAGAAGCATTGATGGAGAGTGTTACTTTGAGATCGGCGTCAAGGATTATTCCTCCTGGAGCGATTACTTTGATTTGAGCACGGGCGGTAAGACGAGCGACTCTCGGTGGCTTGGATACCGCAGGTCTGATGGAAGGGTCTTCGCGAGGGAAGTCAACGGGCAAAAAATCTCACAGATATGGAAAGTGACCTTCACGCGCCTGTTTACCGAGCTTAACCGTGTGGTGAGGCTCGGCGTGCTGAGGGGCCTTGGAGACCTTGGCGTTGAACCTTTAGAAGCTGAAGAGTTCCTCGTTCGCTACGCAAGGATCTTCTTCAAGGATTACTATGATCACTTTGGGACGGAGACCTCACTGGACTACGTTCTTGAGCCGGCTAATGGTGAGAGGGATGCCCTGAGGCTTGGGAGGGCCTATTACCTCATGCTCCTCGCCAACCACTCCTGCCCGCGCTTCTGGGAGAACCTTGACACGAGGGTTGCCTTCGGCAATGTCTCGGTCATAGCCAAAGCCCTTATTGAGCTCATAAACTACTTCAACGGAAGCGAGCTTAGAAGCCTCTTCATCGAGACTTATTTAAAGCTCCTCAATTTTAAAGAACTCTATCACACTTGGAACCTCGGCTCGATGGAGGGTCTTGAGGGTTGGGAGACGACCGAGAAGGCCTGGAAGGAAGCGCTTAAGCCGGAGGTCCCCAACAGCGGCTACAACGTGGTTGCTAGGGCGGCCCTCTACGTCGGAAAGCGCAATTTGAGGGGTGAACTAAGCTACCTTCTTGAACCCTATCGCCTCGAATGGGCCGTCGCGGATACCGGCCATATCCCCGGGGAAGTTCATGGACTCTGGGACAATCCGAAATGGTGTGAGCACAGAGAGTTGTAA
- the ileS gene encoding isoleucine--tRNA ligase, with product MIKEPEFREYDPGKLEEKIERFWKENGTYEKVKASRTNGPKYYFLDGPPYVSGAIHLGTAWNKIIKDMIIRFRTMQGYNVRRQPGFDMHGLPIEVKVEQALGLKTKRDIETEIGVDNFIKKCKEFALNNLKVMTEQFKQLGIWMDWDNPYMTIKNEYIESGWFTLKRAYEKGLLKKDKRVLHWCPRCQTALAEHEVRGEYKLREDPSIYVKFPVEGKTNEYLIIWTTTPWTLPANLAVAVHPEYDYAKVRVKTNNGEEYWIIAKALIERVLSEAGVKGEIIEEFKGKELEGIRYVHILMDEYPAQKEFREKYEWAHRVILGEHVTLEDGTGLVHTAPGHGEEDFEVGKRYGLPIYSPVDEAGRYTEGKWKGTYVKDADREVIEHLRGKGYLLKAGEIEHKYPHCWRCKTPLIFRATDQWFLKVSKVKEDIIKENDEKVTWYPDWVKVRYDNGVMNSGDWVISRQRYWGIPLPIWQADDGEIYVVGSFRELVEKSVAIEVGSERIELPEDYEEKLKVIEEKLGPEDLHRPYVDAFIIEVNGREMRRVKDVVDVWFDSGIASWASLDYPRTEENFKKLWPADFIVEGEDQVTKWFYSQQAASVIAFNTVPYRKVAMHGYVLDEKGDKMSKSLGNIIRPEEVVQKEGRDPFRFYMLWATNPWENLRFSWKGLEQVKRMLNILWNVYVLSSTYMSLDSFDPTKVPEELPFREEDKWILSRANSLIGEVTEGVETFRLTRATRAIYNFVVEDLSRWYVRLIRKRMWVESNDPDKLAAYYTVWKVFDVLLRLMAPFTPYISEEIYQNLLRPFLGVESVHMLDWPEPDEKAIDVDLEREMEYVRRIVEAGSSARQRARIKLRYPVRKIIIETGGDTVAKAVERLNRLLKDQLNAKEVAVGKVERELVIKPNFAKVGPEFKGDAKKVIAWIGEHGRELYEVGERDVEIEGKTFHLTREHLSVEEKLPDFLVAEEFEGGKVFIDKTLTRELLAEGLAREFVRRIQEMRKRLDLDVNDRIKVTIETSEENRELLGENLDYIKGETRAVDVVFDEAKGYVVEWPEVRAKIGIEKVDS from the coding sequence ATGATTAAAGAGCCTGAGTTCAGAGAGTATGACCCGGGTAAGCTTGAGGAGAAGATAGAGCGCTTTTGGAAGGAGAACGGCACCTACGAGAAGGTCAAAGCCAGTAGGACCAACGGTCCGAAGTACTACTTCCTTGATGGGCCGCCCTACGTCAGCGGTGCGATACACCTTGGAACCGCGTGGAACAAGATAATCAAGGACATGATAATACGCTTCAGGACGATGCAGGGTTACAACGTGCGCAGACAGCCGGGCTTCGACATGCACGGCCTTCCGATAGAGGTTAAGGTCGAGCAGGCCCTCGGCCTTAAGACAAAGAGGGACATAGAGACCGAAATTGGAGTGGACAACTTCATAAAGAAGTGCAAGGAGTTCGCCCTCAACAACCTCAAGGTTATGACAGAGCAGTTCAAGCAACTGGGCATATGGATGGACTGGGACAACCCCTACATGACCATAAAGAACGAGTACATCGAGTCCGGCTGGTTCACTCTAAAGCGGGCCTACGAGAAGGGTCTACTCAAAAAAGACAAGCGCGTCCTCCACTGGTGTCCGCGCTGTCAGACGGCTTTGGCAGAGCACGAGGTCCGCGGCGAGTACAAGCTCAGGGAGGACCCGAGCATCTACGTCAAGTTCCCTGTGGAAGGAAAAACCAACGAGTACCTCATCATCTGGACAACAACACCCTGGACGCTCCCGGCGAACTTGGCCGTAGCAGTCCACCCGGAGTACGACTATGCCAAGGTTAGAGTGAAGACCAATAACGGTGAGGAGTACTGGATAATAGCGAAAGCCCTCATCGAGCGCGTTCTCAGTGAGGCAGGCGTCAAGGGTGAAATCATTGAGGAGTTCAAGGGCAAAGAGCTTGAGGGAATCCGCTACGTTCATATCCTCATGGACGAGTATCCGGCTCAAAAGGAGTTCCGCGAGAAGTATGAATGGGCGCACAGGGTTATCCTCGGCGAGCACGTAACGCTTGAGGATGGAACTGGCCTCGTCCACACCGCTCCGGGCCATGGTGAGGAGGACTTCGAGGTCGGAAAGCGCTACGGACTGCCAATATACAGCCCCGTTGACGAAGCTGGAAGGTATACTGAGGGGAAGTGGAAGGGAACCTACGTTAAAGACGCCGATAGAGAGGTAATAGAGCACCTTCGCGGGAAGGGCTACCTCCTCAAGGCCGGCGAGATAGAACACAAGTACCCCCACTGCTGGCGTTGCAAGACCCCGCTCATCTTCCGCGCCACAGACCAGTGGTTCCTCAAGGTAAGCAAGGTCAAAGAGGATATCATAAAGGAGAACGACGAGAAGGTCACCTGGTATCCTGACTGGGTCAAGGTGCGCTATGACAACGGTGTCATGAACAGCGGCGACTGGGTCATAAGCAGGCAGCGCTACTGGGGAATCCCGCTCCCGATATGGCAGGCCGATGACGGCGAAATATACGTCGTTGGTTCCTTCAGAGAGCTGGTCGAGAAGAGCGTCGCCATTGAGGTGGGCAGCGAGCGCATTGAACTCCCGGAAGATTACGAAGAGAAGCTCAAGGTCATCGAGGAGAAGCTCGGTCCTGAAGATCTACACAGACCCTACGTTGATGCGTTCATAATAGAGGTCAACGGCAGGGAGATGCGCCGTGTTAAGGACGTCGTGGACGTGTGGTTTGACAGCGGAATAGCCAGCTGGGCCTCCCTTGATTATCCGAGGACTGAGGAGAACTTCAAAAAGCTCTGGCCGGCGGACTTCATAGTTGAGGGTGAGGACCAGGTCACCAAGTGGTTCTACTCCCAGCAGGCCGCCTCGGTTATAGCCTTCAACACCGTCCCCTACAGGAAGGTTGCCATGCACGGCTACGTCCTCGATGAAAAGGGCGACAAGATGAGTAAGAGCCTCGGCAACATCATCCGCCCGGAGGAGGTCGTCCAGAAGGAAGGGCGCGACCCCTTCAGGTTCTACATGCTCTGGGCCACCAACCCCTGGGAGAACCTCCGCTTCAGCTGGAAGGGCCTTGAACAGGTCAAGCGCATGTTGAACATACTCTGGAACGTCTACGTGCTCTCCTCCACCTACATGAGCCTCGACAGCTTTGACCCGACGAAGGTTCCAGAGGAACTTCCGTTCAGAGAGGAGGACAAATGGATACTCAGCAGGGCCAACAGCCTCATAGGGGAGGTCACGGAGGGGGTAGAGACCTTCAGGCTCACGAGGGCAACGAGGGCAATCTACAACTTCGTGGTTGAAGACCTCAGCAGGTGGTACGTGAGGCTCATCAGGAAGCGCATGTGGGTTGAAAGTAACGACCCGGACAAGTTAGCGGCCTACTACACCGTCTGGAAGGTCTTCGACGTGCTACTGAGGTTGATGGCACCGTTTACACCCTACATATCCGAGGAGATATACCAGAATCTTCTGAGACCTTTCCTTGGAGTGGAGAGCGTCCACATGCTCGACTGGCCCGAGCCGGATGAGAAGGCCATAGACGTGGATCTTGAGCGCGAGATGGAGTATGTCAGGAGGATCGTCGAGGCCGGTTCATCAGCGAGGCAGAGGGCCAGGATAAAGCTCCGCTACCCGGTAAGGAAGATAATCATTGAGACCGGGGGGGATACCGTCGCGAAGGCCGTCGAGAGGCTTAACCGCCTGCTGAAGGACCAGCTCAACGCCAAGGAAGTGGCCGTTGGCAAGGTCGAGCGCGAACTCGTCATAAAGCCGAACTTCGCCAAGGTCGGTCCGGAGTTCAAGGGCGACGCAAAGAAGGTCATAGCCTGGATAGGTGAACATGGCAGGGAACTCTACGAGGTCGGGGAGAGGGATGTCGAAATTGAGGGCAAGACTTTCCACCTCACGAGGGAGCACCTGAGCGTAGAGGAGAAACTACCAGACTTCCTTGTCGCTGAGGAGTTCGAGGGTGGAAAAGTCTTTATCGACAAGACACTAACAAGGGAGCTTTTAGCGGAAGGCCTCGCCAGAGAATTCGTGAGGAGAATACAGGAGATGCGCAAGCGCCTGGATTTAGACGTCAACGACCGCATTAAGGTTACCATAGAGACGAGCGAAGAAAACCGTGAGCTGCTCGGGGAGAACCTCGACTACATAAAGGGAGAAACAAGGGCTGTGGATGTGGTCTTTGACGAAGCCAAGGGCTACGTCGTTGAGTGGCCCGAGGTTCGGGCGAAGATAGGGATTGAGAAGGTTGATAGCTAA